ATGGATGTTATCTCTGTCAGATATTTTCCGCCTATGGTCCCATTGAAGATGTCTATATTGTACGCGATGAGCTGAAGCAAAGTCGTGGTGTGTTGTTGATCTAACTATCTAATCTGTCTTTCATATTTAATGGTGAATTATGGTATTTAGGACTGGACATGTTGGTAGGTATTTTTTGCTCTGGACTTTCATTTCAGCCCCAATGTATTGGTTTCACCTAAAATCTCCAGCAATTCTAATTGACCCCATACAATCACTTTTGCAATTATTTGGTCAATTctacattgtttttttttttttttttttttttttttcttctatctGATTTTGTACCCATGTACTAAGGGtaaattagagaaaaaagaaggaaaaacatTGTAAATGGTGAATACTTTAcctatattttttgtttaaagcttGTTGGCTCTCGAGCAGTGTTGTTAAAAGCACACTTAAAGGTCAAAGACCTGGTTTAAGTGCTTTGTTTGACCAAAATGAAACTCATTTAAGAGGCACTGCTTTTCTGGTGCTTTTTGAAGAAGCAAAATGCCTACTTAACtgcacctttttatttttagttttctatatttcttataaaaaaatgaatgattaaaattaaatgGTTGATCTTATggtgcttttatatataaatatatatatatatatataaatctttcttaaaaaaatatgaatcatTTAACTTAACTGCTCAATTTGAAGGCAATGATGTGGACCGCTGATTTATTATGCAAACACTATTCTTAAGGTGTtgtactacaaattttttttttgtttgcataTCAAATGACATGACATTTTAATATGACCAAGGATAATTTACTATTCTTATACTTTTTGGTCTGCCTTTTGGATGTATTTTGACTGAATGCTACACTTCATTTTGATCAGAGCTATctattcatgcattttataaaGTACagagaattatataaaattatataggcatttttttaatgcttttatGAACACTGCTCTCAGAGGTATCTTTTGTGTACTTCCTTTGTATGTGAGTTGTCTCCTTTGTGGTtgtctaataattttttttgcttggggGAAAAGGAATCAGCTCTTTTATCTGCCTGTGTTGGCACATAAAGTTTCATAATTTCAAACTCTGTTTTGCATTTTTAAAGCACAGATAGTGCAATAGATCTGTCTTTCTGTTACACTATCAATTGATGTTTCATTTGAAATGGATGTTTATGCTGTTTTGAAGGATGCGGATTTGTTAAATTTTCCCATTGGGAAATGGCACTGGCGGCAATCAAAGCATTAAATGGAACGTTCAAGATGAGGGTAAAGCTTATAAATTACTttttctctgtttgtttcagcattagtgttttttggaaaatggaTCATTTTCCAGAGaacatttttttggaaaactatctcattttccggTGTTTGGTAACGACCTTGAAAATGAGTTTGAGAATGTTTTCCGATGTTTGGTattcacaaattttttgtaacatTTCTTGTATATAGGTAACACCAGCCAAGTAGTGTGACAATAAAATTCCTACTGCACACGTCAACTgattaaagaaaaaagggatTTCACACATCCTAGAAATAATGTggggttatattttttttgataatctgcaATGCATTAAATCAAAACGAGGAAATACAAGTGTTGGCATCTTCCAAACAAACAGCAGCTAAACTAGGTGGAAGATTACCTGAAGTAAAAAAAACAAGACAACATAGAATCTAATGCGAACTTTGCTGCTGTATGAGCAGCAGAGTTTCTGCTTCTTTTGACCCTATTGTTATATTAAAATACCATATTGGTTTTGGCTTCACGAGTTGGAGAACAAGTGAAAAACAAATGTGATAatgttaacaaaaaaacaagagCTATAACCTATGCAGTTATGTTAATTAAGCAATTATGTAAATGAATAAACACTCAATCGgtaataaaatctataaaaatttgaacaaataCAAATCATGCTACAACGCATAAAAAtctgttggaaaaaaaaaaaaaaacctaatagaATAGAATCTAATAGAATCACTACTCAGCATATTAATAAAAtcagcaaacaaaaaaaaaaaaagtactgcTGCAGATTAATAAAATCAGcatagtaataaaatttaatagaatCACTACTCAGCATATTAATAAAATcagcaaacaaaaaaacaaagtactGCTCTGCAGATAAATAAAATCAGCATAGTAATAAAATCTAATAGAATCACTACTCAGCATGTTAATAGAATCACCACTTAGCAAACAAAAACACTGAATATCTAATAAAATTAGGATTTTGGAagagaggaatgaaaaaaaagtacCGCTGCAGATTTGTTCGCCCTTGCAAGGAAGAGCTACTGACAGATCTGtgagggaggaaaaaaaaaaaaaaaaaaccttatcaAATAACAGTTTTATAGAAGGgaagagaaacagagagaagagagaaacaaaaagtgaaatcaatGGAAAGAGATCGAAGAGACCAGAGAGTGACAATGTGGGCATTAGAattgagaagagagaaaaagtgaaggGAAGAGAAGATTTGAGAGTGCTTACCgtgaaaaagagtgaaagagcGCCAAACCAATATTGTTTCCCATGGCAAAcaaaagagaatatatataggAGTTAAGAGCCATGAGGGAGAGAGCTTGTTTTCCGAATATTTTTATTGGACAACAAGCGATAGAAAataagctttatttttattagggttttccattgaataaagatagttttccgttGACTGatttttttatactaccaaacactggaaaatatggaaaactatctttatagaAGGTTTTTCAGCGAAATAAACAGAGCATTTGATATGTACCACTTATCTCATTGAACTTGTAGAGGCTTtctattcattattattttccttttttgtattctttagggTTGTGACCAGCCATTAATTGTTCGTTTTGCGGATCCTAAGAAACCTAAGATTGGAGAACCAAGGTTTCTGCTTTCTTATTACTTTCTTATATAACTGTTAACCTATGCTCTGTTTGTGATTATCAGATAgtaattaaattacaagttaACTGATCCATGTAAAGGACTTGGAGTTGTCACTTTTCTTTGTCCACTCCAAGAAAAATTCTGTCCAATTCAGCTAGTTCCTCGCCTGTGCTAATATCTCTTCATCTcacactacaacaaaagtgaTAATAATTTGTTTGCTGATTAtgtcttctttctctctccaggGGTAATCATATATTTGCAAATACAAATTTTGCTCCTTGTTCACAAGAACCATTTGCTAGGAACATGTGTGTCTCCATTCCTCTTCTTccttatttttgttgttcttgttgaAATACTCTAATATATATTTGCCAATGAGCTCTGGCTCAAACAGCACCTCCTCCCCCTTTAAGATAGTGTGGAAGGTATGGTGTGAGTTCAAAACCCAATgggtgtgtaacttaccaacaacaataataaaaaatctaatatatattctttttttggcaGGGTAGCACCCAGTCTTGGCAAATCTATGGGAGGGTGTATTTTGCCTAATGCTTCATATCCTCTGCGACCAAATTCTTCAAGTTCATTACCTCAATCAGTTTCTCAGATGGAAAAGCAAGAACCTTTCATGCAACAATCATTTCCTCCCCTACAGCAGCTGCCTTCACAGTTGGCTCAGATGCCATTACAACAGACACGAACTCCACAGACAAGCTCGCAATCATCTCAACTAGAAGGCTCTGAAGTGCAGAGGCAGTCTCATCAAACTGGAAAAGTGGAGCAGCAGCCGAGTTCACAGGTAAATAGTCAGCAGGTACCACAAAATGATAAATGATTATTTAGTTCCTTTGTATGGGGTAAGTTATCTATTGGTCTTTGAGGGAAATCAGAATTGAAGGGATTGGCATACTTGCAGGAATAATGTCATAAGCATCCTCTCATAGCATTTGTTTTCAGCACGACTTATGATTGGCTTTGTAGTATGGATATCCAAGCTTTTATAGAAATGTTTGTTTACCTCAATAGACAATAAACTATCAAGAATGTGTGGTGTCTCCAGAAATACCTGGAGTGGTGATAGTTTCGAATTGGAGTTTGTATCCTTTCAACAGTTCTAAGTTTTGGCGCTGTTGATATCTTCTAGTTGTGATTTCCCATTGGTGGATAATAAAGCCATATGCATGCATTACAGTTGGTGTTTAAAGAGATGTTTTATTGTTTGTATCCTTTCAACAGTTCTAAGTTTTGGCGCTGTTGATATCTTCTGGTTGTGATTTCCCATTGGTGGATAATAAAGCCATATGCTTTCATTACAGTTGGTGTTTAAAGAGATGTTTTATTGTTATACCTGCTAGTCGCAGATACTAGATACTGTTGAATGGATTCATTTAACTTCACATCATATGTAAGCTTGTGACTTTGTCCAGACTTGATCCTGGTTGTTGTAATTTTGGCAACTATGCCACTTGGTCCGTCAGTGATATTATTTTTCCCCCTCCCTGCAGTCTCCAACAGTTGCTAGTAGTTCTACCTCACCTGCTGTACCTTTAAGTCCTTATATAACTACTTCTTTAGAGTGTGATTGGAGCGAACATACCTGTCCTGATGGACACAAGTATTATTATAATTGTGTCACTCGTGAGAGTAGAGTAAGTTTTCTCCCTGAACCATCTTTCTTGCATTTTTCTGGTTTGAGTTTTGGTACGTTGAGAAGATGAGTAAATAGCTGTGAAAAATTGCTTTGCAGTGGATGAAGCCTCAGGAATATTCCTTACATGAGCATCAATTACTGAAGCATCAAAACCTGCAAAATCCAAGCCATCAGCTTCAGCCCTCTTTGCCTTCAAGCCAACAAGTAATTCAGATAGAACAGGTGCAGCTTCAGCCAGTCTCTTCCTTCAGAAACTTCTAAAACCCTACCTTATCTGCACTAGTCAGAATTCAGTTTTTGTTGGtgttttatcttcttcttcttcccctttttctggttgtaaattaattttttttcttaacttttgtTTGTTCGTTGCATAATTAGTTACGCACCTGGTGTTGTGTGATAAATTGTCATCACACATTCCCACTTCAGTAGTTCGACACCTTTCAATGTCGGCTAATATCTTAGGTGCTACATAACTTCATCCTCTTCAAAGTTAGGCACATGGTGGAATATGGTCATTCACATGGTGAAGTTTGGCTCACCAAACGTAACTAGACCTCCTGTTAGAACTTCTGAATCGCAACTTTCATGTATTGAACTGTAGCCTCTGTTTGTCTATTCTAGGGTTGACCATGGCCTCACCAAAAGTTGCATTGCTCTGGTTTGGTAACAGATTTACCTGATGAGTTGGCCAGTGTCTTTAAGTTTTACAGTCTGGTGGAAATGAGTTGTGTGCTTAATTACTTGGGCTTGTCCAAAATCATTGGATGCTGATTTAGCAGGATGGGTTATATGACGGAGGTAGAATTTCTATATTGTAGTGTAATGGAACAAGtgcttttcattcatttctcaGAAACTCATCTTGGCAAATCTTTATTATGTTATGGATATCAGTTGTAGTACCGCATGGCCAATGGACACTGGACTCTTCTCACAGCATGTCCTTTTGAGGAACTAAAATGTTCATCTTCCCCTCTTTCCCCCCTCTTTTTGACTTGATGGAAGGTATAAGTGCTTCATTTTAGTACGCTGTAATTTTGTAGGAATTGGATCATGTGCAACTGCAGTCAGAATCTAGTCCTGTTATTGGCCCAACTTGTGCTTAAGAGGTATCATTTCTGATATTCATTATCTACTTggtcttttttaatttctgaaaTTTAAATGCTGGAAAGgttgtgattatttttcatGCTACAAttattgctttaaaaaaaaaaaaaaaactcaattgtAGTTGCATGGTGTTTTCTTAAAAAGGTTGCAGAGATGCTGATGGTGGCTCTTCTCTGTGCATGCATCTTGGCAAATTGGTAGCTATGCAAACAATTTCCATGAGTGATTAGTTACAAAAAACATTAATGAATTTAAAGAGATAAGCTATGTTCCAACAccacccctcccccccccccccccccctttttttttttttttttctctttgcgttattcttttttcttttgggttttatttatttattttaactggAGTATATTTCACCAAGCATGTATGATTGGCTTAGATGAAATTATTTAGTGTATCCAGTGTAATACACCCTCTCACTATGTGGGAGGAGGGTGTAGTCCACCGTGGGTAGCAAATAATTTCTTAGCTTTTAGGTGGTGTTAAATGAGGGGGTAACAGCACTGTACTATGAATGTAATTCTGTATGCAGGGGACTTCTTGTTGGACATACGCAACTTCATTATTAACTTTTGGTGTTTATGTTTGAAGTTGATTGTGGTGGAAAAAGGGGCATCCAACGgcattttaattgaaaatgagATGCGGAGCTTAGAAAAGCATGTAATATTAGGTCTAGGTAGAGGTGGTGGCCaccaaatgttttatttttattttttaatatgcgTATCTCAGTTGATAGGTTACCTTAAGGTAGTAATCTTTACAATTTATTTCGTTTACTTTCTAATTTAtgtaaattaaacaaaatctttAAATCGGAAGTTGCATTTTTGGCGTGCTTCTGCTGGTTTTCATGTAGAAAATTGAGGCTGATTTTAAGGGAATGTATTCAGTGTGTTTTTGGCTAAGCTTGTCCTCATGCTAGACGTGTTCTTGTGATTGAATATTGCAATTATTGTTTTACAGAAAATATTCTTTTCTACAAACCCATCCATCGAAGCATCTTTTTGAGTCCCATGCTCCGTGATGGCTGGAAATTGCAAGATTTCCGGAAAAGCCAGCCCAGCCTAATGGCTGTGTAAAATATGGGAGAGTCACCGTCGTGGATGGGCGGACGACCAGATGGatgatattatattatatatatatatatatatatatatattttgaagaacCAAATGGatgatattatattttaaagaactttatttttaaataaaaatcttattccGATTTTAGAATTAGATGAGGAAAGCATAATTGCTATACTAGTGCATTACTCCAATCGAGTATTTAAATCCATAAATATTTTGAGATGCATCTGATTGGCCCGGtgagaaaacaagaaaaatatcatACAGGCATGGTAATGCGGATACACAGTATTAATATAATTGGAAGCAACAAATTCATATATGGGTTCCACTGGTGGAGACTGCTAGAATTATGCTAGTCTCTCCTGGCATTGTAATCCACCAAGCTCTAGTTATTCCCATCGATAACGATCTCATATGGCCTAAGCACATGCAGCTACTGAAACCATATATGAGCCATTCTTTTTTAACATGTAAAGCTAAAAGTACCCACATCCCTATCAAGATTTATTCCATCATTAGAAACAAAGAATCACACTCAAAATCCCTCATCTGTGCATGTGAGTCCCTGTATAGCAAAATTTCTTTCGTCACACCCCACGTCCTCCCTACCATTGTTCAATGAATCAAATCCACTAGTGGATTGCACATTAGCACGACATAatattagagagaaaaaaaaaatacaaatacgAATACGAGGCATTAACTCAACAGGCTCAATATGGGTAAAGAAGTGGTTGAGTTATTCTTTCTTGTTGCACTTGCACCCCCATGCATACCTAGCGACAGCACATTAAATTTCCTCACCAAATCCTCAAAAATTGAAACCTTTTATTGTGGATTCCCAGACAAAGGAAAAGCCAGAAAGCTTCCACATTAATTGTTCTCTCTGGAGAGTGGAGAGTAACCCCAAACCCTCAAAATCTTGACTGCTGTACTCTCAATGAAATCAATGCACATTcccttcaacaacaaaaaacaaagatataGGACAAAGAAGGGGTCAggagaataaaaagaagaaaagaaaagaaaagaataaaaaaaatgctgaaaCAAAGAACCAAATTGAGAAACTAGTCCCTGCATTGGATCAAAAACCCTTGTTTACAGTGATAATATCATCGGGTTTGTATAAACGGGAATGGGTTCTACAAGAAAGATCACCACCTGTCACTGTCAGCAAGAAGATTACATCCCAAAACATCTACATATCCATCTCCTCTCCTACTAAGTTAgtaaacaaaaattacataagtAGTAGTAATTAATTAACTGGTCCCTCTTCTCTACTCTTCCTTAAGCATATACGATGGAACAATGTCTTGAAGAAGTCCATGGTCTTTAAGCAAAGCAGCTCCTTGGGTGCAAAACCGAGTGTCACGAAGTAAACCAGGATTATTTGCAAATAAGCCATTAaaagcaaaattggaatgtgtTAAGGGATTGGCAAGAGATTGTTGGTGCTGTTGTTGATAATGAGATAGGGTTCTTGGCATTGGCATAGTAAAGCTGGTGGCAGAGACACCTCCTGAACCTGGTGGAGCTCCAGCAAAGTTTTGGCGAGGCATGACTGGGCTTGGATGAGTGTGTTGCCCTTCATAGGTAGTCACAACTATGGTTGGATCTGTGAAAGAGCGTTCCACACGTTTCTTTACATTACATGAGGCT
The sequence above is drawn from the Quercus lobata isolate SW786 chromosome 12, ValleyOak3.0 Primary Assembly, whole genome shotgun sequence genome and encodes:
- the LOC115971381 gene encoding flowering time control protein FCA isoform X1; the encoded protein is MERQRGDRFNGQQESQHQNQQLSDHHSHHEQQQQQQHHFNNSNYQVQDQQHLNNPNYHSNYHHHDQHFNNSNYQQHPPHHHNHHQHVNFEPNDSSSFGSGGFPPNSGAGGYGSGSGSGSGSGSAYSVRKRGRHRGDTPDSVDGFGNVKLYVVPVSRTATEGDIRPVFEEHGNVVEVVILKDKRTGQQQGSCFVKYATVDEAERAIRSLNNQYTFPGEHAPLTVKYADRERERLGVVDKLYVGCLNKDASKMEVEEIFSAYGPIEDVYIVRDELKQSRGCGFVKFSHWEMALAAIKALNGTFKMRGCDQPLIVRFADPKKPKIGEPRGNHIFANTNFAPCSQEPFARNMVAPSLGKSMGGCILPNASYPLRPNSSSSLPQSVSQMEKQEPFMQQSFPPLQQLPSQLAQMPLQQTRTPQTSSQSSQLEGSEVQRQSHQTGKVEQQPSSQSPTVASSSTSPAVPLSPYITTSLECDWSEHTCPDGHKYYYNCVTRESRWMKPQEYSLHEHQLLKHQNLQNPSHQLQPSLPSSQQVIQIEQELDHVQLQSESSPVIGPTCA
- the LOC115971381 gene encoding flowering time control protein FCA isoform X2 translates to MERQRGDRFNGQQESQHQNQQLSDHHSHHEQQQQQQHHFNNSNYQVQDQQHLNNPNYHSNYHHHDQHFNNSNYQQHPPHHHNHHQHVNFEPNDSSSFGSGGFPPNSGAGGYGSGSGSGSGSGSAYSVRKRGRHRGDTPDSVDGFGNVKLYVVPVSRTATEGDIRPVFEEHGNVVEVVILKDKRTGQQQGSCFVKYATVDEAERAIRSLNNQYTFPGEHAPLTVKYADRERERLGVVDKLYVGCLNKDASKMEVEEIFSAYGPIEDVYIVRDELKQSRGCGFVKFSHWEMALAAIKALNGTFKMRGCDQPLIVRFADPKKPKIGEPRGNHIFANTNFAPCSQEPFARNMVAPSLGKSMGGCILPNASYPLRPNSSSSLPQSVSQMEKQEPFMQQSFPPLQQLPSQLAQMPLQQTRTPQTSSQSSQLEGSEVQRQSHQTGKVEQQPSSQWMKPQEYSLHEHQLLKHQNLQNPSHQLQPSLPSSQQVIQIEQELDHVQLQSESSPVIGPTCA